CATACAAGTTTGTATGAgcaaataaacattttaatccTTGAAATTGTAAAGGTGGATCAATTCAGtccttaaaatgaaaaaatcagTCAATTTAGTCTTTTTTCAAATTTAGCACCTCATTTTAAAAGTTCTATGCAAATTTGGTGCAGCAAGAGACTATTCAAGTTAATATGTAGGGCTTAAACTAGTTTTGATTGATGTTTACTAAAGAGATATTTTGATGGAGGGGCTGCTAACTTGTTTGatgttctttaatttaatggaCTATTTGCTATTTCATAAATTTCAGGGATTAAATTTGTTAGGACTTAGATTAGTAGTtagttattaataatagttgGTTAATGAGTTAGTTAGTTTAGGTTGTTATAAGGCTACTTGTATAAATAGGGAGGTTAGGGAGTTAAAGAGAGACCATTGAATATTGTAATCAATTGTTGAATAGAGAATAGTCTCTGTAAAGGGGAAAACCCTTGGAGGAGAGATTTCTCTCCTATCTCTCAATAAAAATGTTCTTTCTTAGCAATCCTATTCCTGGGTTCGTAACAAAATTGTCTGACCCTTGTAATTTAAGTCCACAAAATGCTGATTAGTTTGCATTTACTGTACCCTGTCTTCAAAGACAACTGCAATGAAAAACCTTactatatttattgttattgttacCACTTTTCACTAGCAGATCTTGCTAACAATTATATTGGTTTTACAGAAAATGATTTTCTTAGACACTGCCCAGAGTGTGGCTGATACATTACGGCCATACTGGTCAGATGCAACAAAAGGTCGGGCCACTGTTGTTCAAGCTGTGCCAGACATGCTGGAGATCGTACCCTTGGGAACATCTAAAGGGAGTGGAGTAAAAGTTTTGCTTGATCATTTGGGGGTTACTACTAAGGAGGTGCCACAAAATAACTATTCACCTCGACATTTACTTCATCGTCattgtttttggttttaataTCTGAAATATAGGAATATTTGCTTTTGGCCATCATTATTTTACTGGGACTAATTCAACGTGAACCAAATATTTCAATGACATAATCAAAACATGGatcaaaagcaaaaaaaaaaaaaatttttttaaGGATTAAACCGACAATTGTTTTTGCATGGACTAACAGGAAAAAAAAACTGTATTGCATAGACTAAAAGATTATTTAGACCTTCAATATTACACCAGGCTGTGCTGACTCCTATCCTCACATTTCTTCACTCCAAATTTATGATATGCAGATAATGGCTATTGGTGACGGGGAAAATGATGTAGAGATGCTTGAGATGGCTTCTTTAGGCATAGCACTCAGTAATGGATCAGAGAAGACCAAAGCTGTGGCTAACGTAATTGGTTTAAGCAACGACGAAGATGGTGTAGCCGACGCCATCTATCGGTATGCATTCTGAGCATCTAAAGGCTACTACAATCATTGCATCCCCTTCATATAGGGGTTTAAGCTAATACCCCTGATTATTTTTTGGCTTCCATTTTTTTCCTTCACAAGATTAAAGATGAAGAAATATATCATGTCATTTATACTAGTCATTAAAATGAGTAACTAATTCTTCTTTCATTAAGGTTACATTGGTTTCATGTCGAAAGGCATGGCCACTTTGCTTCCCCGTTTGCTATACAACTATTTTTGGAATCAGAAATTAAAAACCCTTTACCAACACAGGTAAACAAACATACCATTGATCTTAACTCTCGATATGTTAAGCATTCAAAGTATTTAAGTGattcacatatttatatttaagtgattcacatatttatatttaagtgattcacatatttatattgccattaaaaatgattttttttttttttgtgatttaaaTTGATCTTTATAATGATATAGGCTGAACATTTTAAAGGTTCTCGTTTTAATCCTTTTTGGTGACTTTATTGATCACTTCGTTTTATAACAAAAGGTGAAGATAACATGTCAAATGACATAAAATCATAGTTTGAATTATCTATCTTTAAGAGAACATGAGCTTATGGGGTATCCCTAACTCAAAAGGTGGTGCCAAGAGAGCAGGAAAAAGGGAGATTGTCTGATTGAACAACTGTTTGATCTTGTTCGATGTTGCAGCTGTTGTACACTGCAAAAGATACATTTGTTCTAGAATGTCCGAGTCTTTTGTCTATCCCATGTAAGTAGTCCGATTGGTGAATTAAGAGATACCGAATGAGTAGATTCAAGAAATTAACATAGTCGCTAATTTCCAACTTTCATCTAAAAAACATAGAAGCAAGTTgacaattttcatttatttgaaCATTCACTTATTCAAGCGCTTATTTAACAGCTAGGCTTAATTATTAATCCATTTTGCAATTTAAACGATAAactttttagttcttttatttcCTCCTagcaatgacattcaaatttcTGAGTAAGGATACAATCATAtactataaattttgaaataagcTTAAACACTAACAAATAATTAGGTTAATTACTCTCTACAAGTCTTcaatatattcatttattttcaacACTATAAAAAGTAACTTCATACAAATAaccaaatcatttaaaaattcattctATGTATGAATGTACATTTAACTCTTCACAAAATGTATTGCAAATATCAAAATTAGTGAGGacaatatttaatttctatcggaaataaaattaaaatgattcaataaatagtaaaataatgatacataaaaactttaatttttattcattcattcaacACATTATTTTATCTCTCTCTTATCACATCATCAACATATTCAACTTATCATATCACTTTCATTATCTCAAAATGTATACACTTTTATAGGTGTTcaccaaatatttttcaaaaatatttggtAGACACTTATATATAGCAAAAATGTTTGGTGGACACCCATAGAGGTGTATTCATCTTGAGAGAAATAAATAGAGTGATatgataaatatgatatattaatgatgtgatagaaaaaaaaaagaaatagaaataaaataaagtgttgaattgatatataaaaaattaggaTATATATGTATCATTATTGAAAGTAAAAGTAGGGCTAGCATCCTCGAATTACTTAAACAAAATAACCATGGTTCTTTGTTTCTTTTCATTGCTCTTAAAATCGAAGCGCATCTAGTTAGGCTTCAACATCTTGATTATAGAAGCTCAATCCACATCTTGAAATAATAGAAAAGATCATATGATAAAACTATAAAAAGAATATTCTTCTAGACAAAGAATTTGGCAAGCAAGTAAGCAACACGCAGAGAAACGTGACTATATTGcgaattgaaattttacaattagTTTCAAGCCTTGCGTATTCGaacttcattgttttttctttatttatttcttctcTTCTATAGCTAAATTCTTTACTACTTTTTTTTACACGTGCCATAGGGCTTAACACCCAAAGATGATAGGATAGGATTAGGATGTGCCATGGCCAtctacaaaattttattttccttattatTAGTATAAGATGTGTTTACATATTGTAGCTTCAGactatatttatatacattacgTTTCCCAGCTATATTAGCTATTCGCGGTGGATTGATCTCAGTTAGTGCAGCTCAAAACGGCACcactaaacaatttttttttaaattgtcacAATAATATTACCCTCAACAATATTAGAATATCGACTAAGCTCCGCTTTGAAACTCCTACCAATATCAAAATATCTCAAATCCGCCATATTTCACatgtaaaaaaaatgcatttaataAACGAAAATTTTATGCCTGTTTGGCAGATAAAAAATTAGCCTAAAGTCTTTAATCAGCACATTACTTGGTGACCTTGTAAGCCTGCAGACCAAAGACAAATTCAGTTTAGTGTATATTCATAGACAAAACATATACACAAACATCAAAATGATTGCTTGATGCATTTTACTAATTCCAAACGAAGCTGACCTTGACCCTTTTTAGTAGCTATTTAGCATTGCTGTCTTTTCTAAAGTGTTTCCTTACAGGCTGCATGTTCCAAGAAATAATCATTTAGCTTGTGCCATACAGGAAATAAAGATATTAAAGAAAGCTTTTACTCCAGAGttcataaaaaatgattttttactttttaaaaaatgaatttttgatTCGGCATTCACACGTATTAATGACTTATAGGAACGCATAAGGGTATTGATATGTATCTGACATgatacaaaatagaaaatttgtGACATgatacaaaatagaaaatttgtGACATGATACAAACTAGAAAATTTCCCTAGATCTCCGCTGGTAGTCTACTAATTAAGCGTCTCGGTTTATCATATACTAAACACCACATAGAAAATTTAAACCCAAAACATGACAGTAGACTAATCAATACGATTATGAGAATTTACAATGCGATATATTTGAAGTATGCGTGTACCAAAAGGATCTAGGTTGTATGCAATCACAACTCGTAACTTCATACAATCCAAATACAAAAATTAGGAGGGAGTATACAAAAAGATGCATAAACACAACCATAAATCATTACCTCTAGAATTTTATTCAATGACTTCGATAAAGCTGGTTTAAGGTCACCAGGATGTAACTCTCCGATTTCATAGTCAGTAACCAATTCTTCAAAACTTTTGAACGTCCTAGATTGAATGGAAGCACAAACATATAACAACCAAAAAATTGAGCATGAGAAAATTAATACTATTACCCCTATTATTTGCAATATCAAGAAATTAAtgctattataaaatataaagttccaacaaattaatgttattatgaAATATGGGACAAGGAAAATAAGCAAACTTACTTATTCCCCCCATTATTCTCACTACGCTCCACAGTAAACTCGTTAAACCATGGTAAGATAAGATGTTTAATGTAGTCCGGACATGGGTTTCCCTCCACAATCTTGGGTGGGCAATAAgccttttttattttcacattCACCTCAGCTTATGATATCCAAAAATACAATACAAAGTTTGAACATTTACGACatacaaattacaaaaaattgaaaaaatatttaccaTGAAGGAACATATAGCTACAATCTTACATAATATCACAACCTTTTATTCCATCatactaaatattttttgtaaaattatattcttatattttagaaattcacaacaaaaaaaacattttgtaaTTATAGCGTATTTAATAGCCCTCTTAGCAACTTACCTCCTCATCTTCCATGAAAATggataataattaatgggtcaCTTTTTGACATTTTCTCTTGCCCTTGCTGTAGACCAGGTACCATGTCTGAAAACCATCTCAGAATCAATTCGTAAgcaatatataacataaatataCACTAGCTGAATGGAAGGAAATCTGGAGAATACTTACGGTGGGATAAAATAATGGGTTTTTTCTTCCTCTtaacaatatcacaataatcTCTGGCAAGCACATTCACTGTTTTTTGATCCATTCCCATTTGGCAAATGTCAACCTATTGTAAGATCAAAAGAATCATGCATTATTCACCAATATATTTCTCAAGCAAATTGACAACTATAGATGAGGTTAGGATATAAGAAACAGTGCAACAACTAAAGACCTAAACAGGAgcattaaaaatcaatataagCTAGTTTACATATAGAAACAATAAGAAACTGGGACTGAAAAATCCAAGAACAAAACAATTGAAGTTAAAGTCAAGAACTGTTAATGTCGTGCAAAGAATTAAGATACCCAGGCAGTGAACATCTATCATAATTTCCAAATGCCAATTTCTCTGCAACCATTGTAGCAATCATAcatccatttatttatttaatagttttctACAGTGGACTAATAACAACCATCCTGAGCATATATAGACACTTTTCGGCAAGTTCATCTTCATAATGATTTTATTCAATGTCAAGCTAAcaatgtatttatattttatagtcaTCAATGCAAACATTAGTATATAGGAAAAAAAGTGAATTGTACCTCAAGGGAAAAAATGTCAGCACATTGCATGCATGGATAGAATATTTGAGAAGCAGTCACATCATCATGTTCACTTCGTCCCATTATTTCTCTACAACTATAATTTAGAAGAATCAAACATGAAACAACATTTCAAGCGCAAATCCATTAATAAATATGAAAGCAAGTTCACCTGATAATCCTTCCAACGCTAAACTTTTGAGCTATATATATCCAGCACAAGAGGTCAGTACTCACCAGATCTGGCATTGATCTCTTTAGACGACCACAAAAACTCAACTTTCCCCCCTTTCAGATCCAACCCAACAGCTTTCCAGATTTCGATCATGTAGCGGCCAACCGTCTCAATTTTCTTCAAATCTCTCCCCAATTTATTATTAAGCACAGCAAACGAATCAGCAATCAATATTTTGACTCGGCAACCAGCAGATGTGAGCTTGTTCACATTAATTGTTTTCATGATTTCCTATATACATAAGTAAAAGAATGTAACTATGTAATCATACTCCTACTTCAAAAGATTCCCTTCACAATGGAAATCAAGTGATCTACTGAGGTATGTTTGATTTCAAAGTGGTGATTGCAAACATTATTTTAGTAAGATATACAGTTTCAAAAATAtagtttcaaattaattaaaaattggtTTTGCATCCAAATCTTAGTTTGACTAGAGGTTAGACAAGCAACTTTTGTATGAAGTTGAAAAATGTAAACTTGCCaaatttgattttagagttAAAAACATTCAAAGCATACCCTTAGAACCCAGTACCAaatcaactttaaaaaatattaaatcacatttgtcaaaaatattGGAAAAAACCCAAGTCCcacataaaataaagataagacCTGAAATGAGtttctaaaaatattgaaaaaaaaccAAGTTCCACATAGAATAAAGATAAAGCCTAAAATGAGTTTATAAAGAGTGGGAACCCTCACTTTATAAAATAGTGTGTCTTTTATGAAGTTCCCTGAAATGAGtttctaaaaatattgaaaaaaaaccAAGTTCCACATAGAATAAAGATAAAGCCTAAAATGAGTTTATAAAGAGTGGGAACCCTCACTTTATAGATAGAAAAGGAAGAATCAAGTCTAGATAAAGGGTAAAATAGTGTGTCTTTTATGAAGTTTTGAATGCACTCTTCCCCGACACTTTATAAGGAGTTCATCATCTTGAATGCACTCTTCCCCGACACTCCTTATAGTCTCAAACCTCTGCAACAACCTGCAACAACACAGCACCAtggaaattgaaaattaaatggaAACCTCTGGAGTTGAAAACAGTGCAGTAGCAGAAATTTACTGCTGAGTTGTTGCATTTGAATTGGATGATTCAGCCACAGACAACGTTTCAAGAGCTTCTGCTTCCTCCACTTCTATCCGTTCCCTGGGCAACAACTATGTAGTCAGTGGCTTAATGATTCAACATAATGTCATTGCTTTTGCTATTTCTATCTTCTCCTTTATGAGAGAGTTTCATCCAAGAAACTACATAAACGTTTTTACACATGCCCAAGATTCAACTCACCCCAAAGATGCATACCACAATAACTGAAACTCACCGATATTTATCACAACATTTCTCATACTTGAAAAAATCTCCACCGTATTTTACAAgtcaaaaaatgtatttaacaaCAATGATAATTTCATGGTTGcttggaaaataaaaaaactagcCTTAATCAACACATTATTTGGTGACTCTGTAAGCCtgcaaaccaaaaataaattcagTTTAGCGTATATTGATAGATAAATTATATACAACACCAAAATGATTGTTTTATGTATTGTAACTTATTCTAAACGAGGCTGACCTTGACCCTATCTAGTAGCTCTTTAGCATTGTTATTAAAGTGTTCCCTTACAGGCTTCATATTCCAAGAAACAATCACTTAGCTTGTGCCGTATAACAGAAATGAAGAAATTAAAGAAAGCTTTTACTGTTGAATTCACAAAAAAATGCTATAACATCACTACGTTTTCTATGACCAAGCACACAATGAATAGTTAGAAAATGTAATCAATAGTATTGTCCAGAGAAACCTAAGCATAAGGGTAATAAATGAAGCAGATCTACATAACCACTTACCACCTGAGCCCCAATAAAGATATTATGAtgcataaatataaatatagataGATGGAGTGTAAATATAAACTCTATAAAGCAGATATACCAGTTGTGCTTTACAAAGAGAAGGTAATGATGATTAACCACCTTAAATATATT
The genomic region above belongs to Cicer arietinum cultivar CDC Frontier isolate Library 1 chromosome 4, Cicar.CDCFrontier_v2.0, whole genome shotgun sequence and contains:
- the LOC101499267 gene encoding LOW QUALITY PROTEIN: tyrosine--tRNA ligase 2, cytoplasmic (The sequence of the model RefSeq protein was modified relative to this genomic sequence to represent the inferred CDS: deleted 2 bases in 2 codons; substituted 2 bases at 2 genomic stop codons), which translates into the protein MQQLSRCFESNKLTSAGCRVKIWVADWFAKLNNKMGGDLKKIETVGQYLIEIWKATGMDLEGGKVEFLWSSKEINAGADKYWPLVLGIAQNNSLNRIVRCSQIMGRSEHEDLTAAQIFYPCMQCADVFFLKADICQLGMDQRKVNVLAREYCDVIKRKNKPVILSHHMLPGLQQGQEKMSKSGPLSSIFMEDEEAEVNVKIEKVYCPPKLVEENSCLEYIKYLIFPWFKEFTVECGAENGGNKTFKSFEELAADYECGELHPGDLKPALAKSLNKILEPVREHFNNNAKELLDRVKVSLLLPRERIEVEEAEALETLSVAESSNSNATTQQLLQRFETIRSVGEECIQDDELLIKCRGREIMKTINVNKLTSAGCRVKILIADSFAVLNNKLGRDLKKIETVGRYMIEIWKAVGLDLKGGKVEFLWSSKEINARSGEYXPLVLDIIAQKFSVGRIISCREIMGRSEHDDVTASQIFYPCMQCADIFSLEVDICQMGMDQKTVNVLARDYCDIVKRKKKPIILSHHMVPGLQQGQEKMSKSDPLLLSIFMEDEEVTEVNVKIKKAYCPPKIVEGNPCPDYIKHLILPWFNEFTVERSENNGGNKTFKSFEELVTDYEIGELHPGDLKPALSKSLNKILEPVRKHFRKDSNAKXLLKRVKAYKVTK